A single genomic interval of bacterium harbors:
- a CDS encoding DUF1343 domain-containing protein, with translation MTGLDILLADRCRALRGQRVGLLCHPASVDAQLRHAALLLRDAGVDLRALFGPQHGLRGETQDNMVEWDGFHDPVTGLPVYSLYGEHRKPTAAMLRGIDTLVVDLQDIGARYYTFVWTLLHCLEACAEQGKRVVVLDRPNPLGGDREGNVLDMRWRSFVGLAPIPMRHGLTIGEMALCFRDLYDLLVELEVVRMEGWRPGMLFDETGLPWVMPSPNMPTLDTALVYPGMCLLEGTELSEGRGTTRPFEICGAPYVDPARLAAAMADHGLPGCAFRPLHFEPAFQKHAGRLCGGVQIHVFDRDSFLPVQTAIALLAAVRALWPRDFAWRQPPYEYEYERLPIDILAGGPDLREAIDAGADHLSITRHWDADLLQFEIVVRECWRYGP, from the coding sequence ATGACCGGCCTCGACATCCTGCTCGCCGACCGTTGTCGCGCGCTGCGCGGCCAGCGCGTGGGCCTGCTCTGCCATCCGGCGTCGGTGGACGCGCAGCTGCGCCACGCCGCGCTCCTGCTGCGCGACGCCGGCGTGGACCTGCGCGCCCTCTTCGGCCCCCAGCACGGCCTGCGCGGCGAGACCCAGGACAACATGGTCGAATGGGATGGTTTCCACGATCCCGTGACCGGCCTGCCGGTCTACTCTCTCTACGGCGAGCACCGCAAGCCGACGGCGGCCATGCTGCGCGGCATCGACACCCTGGTGGTCGATCTGCAGGACATCGGCGCGCGCTACTACACCTTCGTCTGGACCCTGCTGCACTGCCTGGAGGCCTGCGCCGAGCAGGGCAAGCGCGTGGTGGTGTTGGACCGGCCCAATCCCCTGGGCGGCGATCGCGAGGGCAACGTCCTCGACATGCGCTGGCGGTCGTTCGTGGGCCTCGCGCCCATCCCCATGCGCCACGGCTTGACCATCGGCGAGATGGCCCTCTGCTTCCGCGACCTCTACGACCTGCTGGTGGAGCTCGAGGTGGTGCGCATGGAGGGCTGGCGTCCGGGCATGCTCTTCGACGAGACGGGACTGCCCTGGGTGATGCCGTCGCCCAACATGCCGACCCTGGACACGGCGCTGGTCTACCCCGGCATGTGCCTGCTCGAGGGCACGGAGCTGTCCGAGGGACGCGGCACCACGCGGCCCTTCGAGATCTGCGGCGCGCCGTACGTCGATCCCGCGCGGCTGGCCGCCGCCATGGCGGACCATGGCCTGCCGGGCTGCGCCTTTCGCCCGCTGCACTTCGAGCCCGCCTTCCAGAAGCACGCCGGACGGCTCTGCGGCGGCGTGCAGATCCACGTCTTCGACCGCGACAGCTTCCTGCCGGTGCAGACCGCGATCGCCCTGCTGGCCGCGGTGCGCGCGCTGTGGCCCCGGGACTTCGCCTGGCGCCAGCCGCCCTACGAGTACGAGTACGAACGCCTGCCCATAGACATCCTGGCCGGCGGGCCCGACCTGCGCGAGGCCATCGACGCGGGCGCGGACCACCTGTCGATCACCCGCCACTGGGACGCGGATCTCCTGCAGTTCGAAATCGTCGTGCGGGAGTGCTGGCGCTATGGCCCGTGA